AAGGAACGGGTCGACCGCAATTTCGGCATGCCGCACCCCGAAGGGTACCGCAAGGCCTTGCGCCTGATGAAACAGGCCGAAAAATTCAGGAAGCCGGTGATCACCTTCATCGATACCCCCGGGGCCTATCCCGGAATCGGGGCCGAAGAACGCGGGCAGGCCGAGGCGATCGCCCGGAATCTGATCGAGATGTCCCGACTGGCGGTGCCGATCGTTTCCATCGTGATCGGGGAAGGCGGAAGCGGCGGGGCGCTGGCACTGGGCGTCGGAGACCGCATCCTCATGCTGGAGCACTCCATCTACTCCGTGATTTCGCCGGAAGGCTGCGCGGCCATTCTCTGGAACGACGGCGCCAAGGCCCCGGAAGCGGCGGACGTTTTGAAAATGACGGCCAGGGACCTCCGATCCCTGGGCGTCATCGACGAGATCGTGCCGGAACCGGTCGGGGGGGCGCACAAAGATCCGCCTCAGATGGCCGAGATCCTGGAAAAAGCGATCGAGAGCCAACTGGCCATGCTCGACGGATTAAAGACCGACGACCTGCGGGAACAGCGCTATCAGAAATTCAAGAAGATGGGCGTTTTCGGCGAGGACATCGCGCCGTAGAGCCTCACATGCCGCGCAGGCGGGTGGCCCGGGCGACCTTGTCGATCGCCACGATGTAGGCGGCCAGACGGAGCGAAACCTTTTTCTCCCGAGCCACCGAAGCCACGTGCTGATAGCTCCGTGTCATGACCTTGAGGAGCTCCTGATTCACCTGGTCTTCTTCCCAGGAACGCTGCTGCAGGTTTTGCGTCCACTCGAAATAGGAAACCGTCACGCCCCCGGCATTGGCCAGGATATCCGGGAGGAGGACCACCCCTTTTTTTTCGAGGATCTCATCCGCCGTCGTGGTCGTCGGATTGTTGGCCCCCTCGGCGATCATCCTCGCCTTGATACGATCGGCGTTGAACTTGTGAATCGCGCCGCCCAGGGCGCAGGGGATCAGAACGTCGCAGTCCATTTCGAGCAGCGACTCGTTCGCGATGGGCCGCGCTCCGGGAAACCCCGCCAGACTTCGTTTTTCCGATTTGTAGGCCAGGACGCGGTCCACCGGCAACCCGTCGGGGTTGTGGATTCCGCCCCGGCTGTCGCTGATCGCGATGATCCGGGCGCCCAGCTCGCTCACAATTCGGGCGGCATGGCTCCCAACATTGCCGATCCCCTGAATCACAACGCGGGCCTTACCGAGATCCAACCCGTATTCCCGGGCGGCTTCCTGAAGAACGAAAATGCATCCGCGGCCGGTCGCCTCTTCCCGCCCCTTTGAACCGCCCACGTCGACCGGCTTCCCGGTGACCACGCCGGGGGTGTAGCCGTGCCGCCGACTGTACTCGTCCATGATCCAGGCCATCACCTGGGGGTTGGTGTTTACATCCGGAGCCGGGATATCCTGATACGGTCCGATCGCCGCATCCAGCATCGAGATGAAGGTTCGGGTCATTCGTTCCGTTTCGGCGGGCGACAGACGTTTCGGATCGCACACGATCCCACCCTTGGCCCCCCCGAAGGGGATATTGACCACGGCGGTTTTCCAGGTCATCAGGGCCGCGAGCGACCGGACCTCCCCCAGATCGACTTCGGGATGATACCGGATCCCGCCCTTCATCGGCCCCCGGGCGGTGTTGTGCTGAACCCGGTAGCCGGCAAAAACCTCCAGGTGGCCGTCGTCCATCCGGACCGGTATTTTGACCTGGATCTCCCGGAACGGCATTTTGAGCAGTTCCCGCATCTCCGCATCCAGCGCCATCGCCCCCGCGGCGCGGTCGAACTGAAACCGGGTCATTTTCTCGAAATCAATCCGCTCGCTTTCCGACACACCCGTCTCCTTCCGGCCGTTTTTCAATCCAGCCAGACCCGGTCCGGATTCTCCGGGTCGTCAATGGGCGAAGAAACGAAAAGGACCTGGGTCGGCTCGGTCTGAAATTCCCCACCGTGGGGCGTGTTGGCCGGAATCACCCAGATATCCCCCTCCCGGACCTCCTGCACCCGGTCTCCCACCACGACCCTTCCCGATCCTTTCAGGACATAGCCGATCTCGTCATGCGTGACATGGACATGTTTTTTGAACGGCCCCTTGTGACCTTGAAAGACAAAGACGCTGGATTGCTTTCCGTGGCCGATGTAGGTCCGCTTGAACACATCCTTTGATGTGAGCTTGTCCTTCTCGACCGCATCGGCGACGCTTTGGATGTCAATCTTGGTCCGATCTAACGATTGCTGGCAGCAGGAACAGGTATACATGGCGACCTCCTTGTTGTTTATGGTGTCGGTTTTCGTTGCGACCGCGCAACCACCGCCTCAAACAGGAAATGATAAATCTCGGCATGTCGCTTGGTCTCCCAAATGTCCTCTCCCCAAATGTAGGCGCCGTGATTCCGTACCAGGATGCCGTACGATTCTCGGTAAGCCGGGTTCGCCAGGGCTCCGCGGATCTGGTCCTCCAACTCCCTTTCCCGGGCGGTATTGTGGATCACGGGAACGGCATGCTTCGATTGGTTGGAGACGCCGCGAAGGCCCTTAAGCATTTCGAGTTCCTCGATGATCAAATGATCCCGACCCCCGGCCAGGTCGGCGGCCAGGACGGCGGAAAGCGCGTGACTGTGCATGACCGAACCGGCGGCCCGAAGGCTCATGACGGCGCAAAAAATAGGGTTGCATTCCGACACGGCCAGCGAGCGGTTTCGCGCCCGCCGGAGGACCGTCCCGTCCTTCCGGTTTACGACAAACAGATCCGACGGAGCGACCGTTTCCTTATGGACGCCGGTCGGCGCCATGAGGGCCGTATTCGGCCCGGTGGCGGCGCAAATCCCTCCGCCGGTCCCGGCCACCCATCCCTTGTCATAGAATAAGCGCAACATTTGACAGAGGAGTTCGGCCTGACTTTTTCGAGGAATAGAACGCTTTGTCATAGCAGTCATAACGACAGGTCGGTCGGAAATCCTCGGTCCTCTGGCTTGTGCCGCCTTGGTGACCTACCCCGCGAGCCAGGTGAGCGAGAGGGGGAGGCCTTCGGCGAGCTCAGTCGAGCCGCTTAGCCGGCCGGCACCCGGCGGTTTGCAGCCGATGTGTGGAGGGGGCGACGCGAGCCATTATATAATAAATTAATTCGAAAGGCCGCCCGCCGGTTCATGGATCGGTTCATGTTCGGGCAGGGTTTCGGCCACATCTTTGAATTCCTTCAGTGCGGGCAGCTCGGCAAGATCCTTCAAGCCGAAATACTGAAGGAACTCCCGCGTGGTGGCGTACAGGATGGGCCGACCCAGCCCTTCCCTGCGCCCGGCAATTTTCACGATGCGGCGTTCCAGAAGCGTCTTGAGGACGTAGGCCGAATCCACGCCGCGAATCGCCTCGATCTCTCCACGCGTCACCGGCTGCTTGTAGGCCACGATCGCCAGGGTCTCAAGCCCGGAACGAGATAATCGGGTGGCGGTCTTTATCTTCTCGAGAGAACGGATCCAGGGGGCGCACTCGGAACGGGTGGCAATCTGAT
The genomic region above belongs to Nitrospiria bacterium and contains:
- the mtnB gene encoding methylthioribulose 1-phosphate dehydratase, which encodes MTKRSIPRKSQAELLCQMLRLFYDKGWVAGTGGGICAATGPNTALMAPTGVHKETVAPSDLFVVNRKDGTVLRRARNRSLAVSECNPIFCAVMSLRAAGSVMHSHALSAVLAADLAGGRDHLIIEELEMLKGLRGVSNQSKHAVPVIHNTARERELEDQIRGALANPAYRESYGILVRNHGAYIWGEDIWETKRHAEIYHFLFEAVVARSQRKPTP
- a CDS encoding cupin domain-containing protein; this encodes MYTCSCCQQSLDRTKIDIQSVADAVEKDKLTSKDVFKRTYIGHGKQSSVFVFQGHKGPFKKHVHVTHDEIGYVLKGSGRVVVGDRVQEVREGDIWVIPANTPHGGEFQTEPTQVLFVSSPIDDPENPDRVWLD
- a CDS encoding Glu/Leu/Phe/Val dehydrogenase dimerization domain-containing protein gives rise to the protein MTRFQFDRAAGAMALDAEMRELLKMPFREIQVKIPVRMDDGHLEVFAGYRVQHNTARGPMKGGIRYHPEVDLGEVRSLAALMTWKTAVVNIPFGGAKGGIVCDPKRLSPAETERMTRTFISMLDAAIGPYQDIPAPDVNTNPQVMAWIMDEYSRRHGYTPGVVTGKPVDVGGSKGREEATGRGCIFVLQEAAREYGLDLGKARVVIQGIGNVGSHAARIVSELGARIIAISDSRGGIHNPDGLPVDRVLAYKSEKRSLAGFPGARPIANESLLEMDCDVLIPCALGGAIHKFNADRIKARMIAEGANNPTTTTADEILEKKGVVLLPDILANAGGVTVSYFEWTQNLQQRSWEEDQVNQELLKVMTRSYQHVASVAREKKVSLRLAAYIVAIDKVARATRLRGM
- a CDS encoding acetyl-CoA carboxylase carboxyltransferase subunit alpha → MKDHLDFEKPIVEFEEKIEKLKPFAKTDPLIHREIEVLERKAQEVQAEIFAKLTPWQRTQLARHPNRPNTLDYIAFMIHDFVELHGDRLFGDDHAIVGGIGIFRNRPVVIIGHQKGRSVKERVDRNFGMPHPEGYRKALRLMKQAEKFRKPVITFIDTPGAYPGIGAEERGQAEAIARNLIEMSRLAVPIVSIVIGEGGSGGALALGVGDRILMLEHSIYSVISPEGCAAILWNDGAKAPEAADVLKMTARDLRSLGVIDEIVPEPVGGAHKDPPQMAEILEKAIESQLAMLDGLKTDDLREQRYQKFKKMGVFGEDIAP
- the scpB gene encoding SMC-Scp complex subunit ScpB, with product MEEHELTAVLEAILFVSGEPMSLESLSEVLEGAEPDRIRQALEHLRRNYESAGRGLRIVEVAGGYQIATRSECAPWIRSLEKIKTATRLSRSGLETLAIVAYKQPVTRGEIEAIRGVDSAYVLKTLLERRIVKIAGRREGLGRPILYATTREFLQYFGLKDLAELPALKEFKDVAETLPEHEPIHEPAGGLSN